Proteins from a single region of Oreochromis niloticus isolate F11D_XX linkage group LG7, O_niloticus_UMD_NMBU, whole genome shotgun sequence:
- the LOC112847252 gene encoding uncharacterized protein LOC112847252 — protein sequence MLVGQHAAVDTLYYERVSPVSTPAVPPPPPTRHTNLDDGEYPNPNPLQSILEIVSKAVKCTVCQCTFNATVLCVDYAIKLNRPLQCACGCVICSVCYTKYKGCAIHKVQSRRATVNVTVNQLASVADAKWDLELDQTAAFRTEGDKGVQTIMHLHSSAPTVDELRNAFERLIDNQDEMAFKYWLNSPLPEAMAYRFVCMPHIPGFWDHIAVGCHTPNTQLMLSPDVYTPRLFEVNMGSLHFHWCCFVFVDQTILAVWCSRQTNTSLPEVLPITDRTDPRVRQLTSSNGFNSMLYYLHRWIRVHYGKGDADVVEVVFDCMPSESSTFVHFISTLAAKSSASSVFSPAITQHRTETDLHYTIDHRYPEQLFSHPPNDLDGGVKIDIRQEFGSHHEVGFEMLPKLYFTNNDHRAYT from the exons ATGCTAGTAGGACAACACGCAGCAGTAGATACCTTATACTACGAACGCGTGTCGCCTGTTAGTACGCCTGCTGTACCGCCGCCGCCGCCGACACGCCACACAAACCTGGATGACGGCGagtaccctaaccctaacccactCCAGTCTATACTTGAGATAGTTTCCAAAGCTGTGAAATGTACAGTGTGCCAATGTACGTTCAACGCCACTGTGCTCTGTGTCGACTACGCGATTAAGCTAAACAGACCCCTGCAGTGTGCCTGCGGTTGTGTCATATGCTCTGTGTGCTACACGAAATACAAGGGGTGCGCTATACACAAAGTGCAGTCGAGGCGCGCTACTGTCAATGTCACTGTCAACCAGCTAGCTAGCGTGGCAGACGCGAAGTGGGATCTAGAGCTAGACCAAACGGCTGCTTTCAGGACCGAAGGGGATAAAGGCGTGCAGACGATCATGCATCTACATAGCAGTGCTCCGACTGTGGACGAATTGAGAAATG CTTTCGAGAGATTAATCGACAACCAAGACGAGATGGCTTTCAAGTACTGGCTGAACTCGCCTTTGCCGGAGGCGATGGCCTACAGATTTGTGTGCATGCCACACATTCCGGGCTTTTGGGATCACATCGCCGTGGGTTGCCACACGCCTAACACACAACTCATGTTGTCGCCCGACGTGTACACGCCACGACTGTTCGAGGTGAACATGGGCAGTCTACATTTCCACTGgtgctgttttgtgtttgtcGACCAGACTATACTGGCCGTGTGGTGCTCAAGGCAAACCAACACTAGTTTGCCAGAAGTTCTGCCTATCACAGACAGAACGGACCCGAGAGTACGCCAGTTGACGTCGTCTAATGGGTTCAACTCGATGCTATATTATCTACACAGATGGATCCGCGTACACTACGGTAAAGGCGATGCTGATGTCGTTGAGGTTGTGTTTGACTGTATGCCTTCCGAGAGCTCAACCTTTGTGCATTTCATCTCTACGCTGGCAGCTAAAAGTTCAGCCTCGTCTGTGTTCTCGCCTGCGATTACACAACACAGAACGGAGACAGACTTACATTACACCATCGACCACAGATACCCAGAGCAACTATTCAGTCACCCTCCAAATGATTTAGACGGGGGCGTCAAAATTGACATCAGACAAGAGTTTGGATCTCACCACGAAGTGGGATTTGAAATGCTACCGAAGCTTTACTTTACTAACAACGACCACAGGGCATACACTTGA
- the LOC109202993 gene encoding induced myeloid leukemia cell differentiation protein Mcl-1 homolog, which translates to MTEHNHSVAYQDSVDTLLLTVLDGTIAHPTQQCVANKGRAFRVLKRAVRDVLRTHRTEYCGMLSLQTTAAEVPMVTGVARALFSDGIINWGRVVSLVAYGTVLLRASKSTLGPECAYEIGVSIAAYITDNHMDWLVGSDGWDGFVHTFDRVHQRPWLSTYEFEGL; encoded by the exons ATGACAGAACACAACCACTCGGTTGCTTATCAAGATAGCGTAGACACACTGCTCTTGACTGTACTAGATGGAACGATAGCACACCCCACCCAGCAGTGTGTCGCTAATAAAGGGCGAGCATTTAGGGTGTTGAAACGTGCTGTCCGTGATGTGTTACGGACGCATAGAACGGAATACTGCG GCATGCTCTCGCTGCAGACCACCGCCGCCGAAGTGCCAATGGTCACAGGTGTGGCGCGCGCCTTGTTTTCAGACGGCATTATAAACTGGGGACGCGTAGTGAGCCTTGTAGCTTACGGCACAGTGTTACTGCGAGCGTCGAAGTCAACCTTGGGACCCGAGTGCGCTTACGAGATCGGCGTGTCGATAGCGGCCTACATTACAGACAATCACATGGATTGGCTTGTGGGCTCCGACGGTTGG GATGGATTCGTGCACACCTTCGACCGAGTACACCAACGGCCGTGGCTGTCAAC GTACGAGTTTGAGGGCCTGTAG
- the LOC109202994 gene encoding GTPase IMAP family member 4-like, whose protein sequence is MAKVISFILVLSLTLSGRVALCQQKNDKGSPPRPHVRLILVGKTGSGKSASGNTILGDSNAFKEDMSPESVTVGCVKKEVDRDGAKVVVIDTPGLFDTAKTQYDVKRKIEECVEQSVPGPHGFLLVISLKSRFTQEERSSIKWIRDNFGEDAFTYTLVLFTHGDLLKGKSVRDYVKESKELQRVINQCGGRYHTLSNTQRVNQTQVDTLLSKIEDMVEFNGGEHYSNDMYKAAQKKLERDRERKRKEQDQMRKEHEEMIKTREWCRFFGLTSLGLFGAGAYLSSYVLMGIGGALGYSQFNCSVAMFS, encoded by the exons ATGGCAAAAGTTATCTCCTTTATACTTGTCTTGTCACTGACACTAAGCGGACGCGTCGCTCTGTGTCAGCAGAAGAATGACAAAG GTTCTCCACCCCGTCCGCACGTCAGATTGATTCTCGTGGGCAAGACCGGGTCTGGCAAGAGCGCGTCTGGTAACACTATACTCGGCGATAGCAACGCTTTCAAGGAGGACATGTCACCCGAGTCCGTCACCGTTGGCTGTGTGAAGAAGGAGGTGGACAGAGACGGCGCCAAAGTCGTTGTGATCGACACTCCGGGGTTGTTCGACACAGCCAAAACACAATACGATGTGAAAAGAAAGATCGAGGAGTGTGTCGAACAGTCGGTACCCGGACCGCACGGATTCCTTTTGGTAATCAGCCTAAAGTCTAGGTTCACACAAGAGGAGCGGAGCAGCATAAAGTGGATTCGAGACAACTTCGGAGAAGACGCTTTCACGTACACCTTGGTCTTGTTTACACACGGTGACTTGCTAAAGGGTAAATCGGTGAGAGACTACGTGAAGGAAAGCAAAGAGCTACAAAGAGTGATAAACCAGTGTGGCGGAAGGTACCACACGCTGAGCAACACTCAGAGAGTAAACCAAACTCAAGTGGATACTCTGTTGAGTAAAATAGAGGACATGGTAGAATTCAACGGAGGTGAGCACTACAGCAACGATATGTACAAGGCAGCTCAGAAGAAACTCGAAAGAGACAGGGAGCGTAAGAGGAAAGAGCAAGACCAAATGCGAAAAGAGCATGAAGAGATGATTAAGACAAGGGAATGGTGTAGATTCTTCGGTCTTACGTCTCTGGGATTATTTGGAGCAGGGGCATACTTGTCCTCTTATGTGCTAATGGGGATCGGTGGGGCGCTTGGGTATTCTCAGTTTAATTGTTCTGTGGCCATGTTCAGTTAG